The genomic region GGCGGGAGCAGGCCGTGCGAGATGTAGAGACCCGCGGCGAGGGGCAGCCCGACGTACAGCAGGTGCGTGCCGGTGCGCTTGGCGACGGCGTACACCAGCGGCACCAGCATCACGAAGCTGACGTCGAAGAGGTGCGGCATCCCGATGAGCAGGGCGGCGGCGGTGATCGCCGTCGGGATCCACTTGACCGGGCGGGCGCCGATGAAGACGGTGGCGATCCGGTCGGCTCCGCCGGAGCCCAGCAGGATGCCGCCGAGGATGGTGCCCAGCCCGATGGTGGGTCCGGTGCTCTTCAGCGCGTCGCCGAAACCGTCCTGGAAGTGCTCGACGGTGTCGCCGGGACCGAGGCCCGCCGCGAGACCCAGGCCCAGGGCGGACAGTGCCAGCGCCAGGAACGGATGGAGCTTGGCCTTGGTGATCAGCAGGATCAGGACGACGACCGCGGCCGCGCCCAGCAGGAGGTTCTGGAGGTCGGTACTCATCATCGGCTCACGTGGGAGGCAGGGGCGTCGGTGACGCGCGAGGCACGTCCGGAGGTCCAGGCGTGCAGCAGGTCCGCGTCCGGGTCGGCGAGGTCGCCGAGGGTGATCAGGGCGCCGGCCCGGACCTCACGCCCGAGCGTGGCGTGCGCCGCGAGGTACAGCGGCGCCGCGTCGGCGGGGGTGTCCTCGTCGCGTAGCAGGACGGCCTGGACGCCGGTGACGTCGTGGTGGTGGCCGCCCATGTCCAGGACCGTGCCCGCGGGGAGGTCGCGCCGGGCCCGGCCGGCGAGCATGGCGTGGCCACGCGGGTCGACGCCGCCGGAAGGCCGGCCGTGGAGCACCGCGGACAGCAGCGAGACCGGAGTCTCGACGCCCATCAGGTGGTACGGCAGGTAGACCGCCGCGTAACGCCCGTCCCGGCTGACCACGTGGCCCTTGCCGCGCAGCGTCTCCCAGGTGACCGGGTCCCCGGTCCGTACGACGACGAAGACACCGCCCGCGAACGAGGCCTCGTCCGGCAGCCGCAGCGCGCTGAACACGTCGACGGCACCGGCGCGGTGGAGCAGACCGCCGTCCTCGCGCAGGGCGTAGACGTCCGCGAGTTCGGCGATGCGGGCGACCGGGTAGTGCAGGCGCTCGACGTCCGGCCGGAAGCCCGTGTTGGTCGCGACCACCGCCATCTCGCAGTAGTCGGCGGTGGCGCCGGTCGGCAGAGCGGTCACGGCGGCCGCGCGGGCTGCGAGCGTGGCGCGCACATCGTCGCCGAGGCCCAGCAGCCCGGCCAGCTCGGGCGCGGGGACCGTCGTGTCGAGCTGGGTGACCGAGCCGGTCGCGGGGTCGAAGACCAGGTCGTACTCGCTGGACTTGCCGATCGCCACGATGTCGAGGCCCAGCAGCTCCGCCCAGGTCACCAGCGCGATGAGGTTCGCGGGCTGGTCGCCGTCGGCCGTGGTGTAGACGACGCCGTTGTCGCGGGCCAGATCCGCGAGGTGCAGCCCGGCGACGGAGTCGACCTCCTTGCTGACCATGGCGACGTGACGGCCGTCGGTCAGCGCCTCCCGGGCCATCGCGTATCCGTCGGCCGGGCTTCCGGTCGCCTCCACCAGGATGTCCCAGGGCGCGGCGGACAGCAGCGAGCCGTCCGCCACCAGGGCGACGACCCCCTCGTCCGCGGCCCGCGCGACCTCACCGGCGTCCGCGCAGACGGCCAGGCTCTCCGCCGGGTAGCCGAGCTCGACGAGCATGCCGCGCAGCCGCTCCACGTCACGGTCGCACAGGACGGCAGGGGCCAGACGCCCGATGCGCGGGGTCTGGGCCAGCAGGGTCCGGGCGAAGCCGCCGCCGGCTCCGGACAGTGCGTAGCGCACGGTCCGGTCGCCGGTTCCGGCGAACAGGTGATGCAGGTTCATGGGCTCTCCTAGACGGGCACACGGCTCGGTTCAACGGCTCCGGCAGACGCGGTCTCGGCTACGGCACGAGCACCACAGGGGGAGCGTGTTAACAAGATGTACCAGCAGATCTCGTCTGCGTAAAGTCTGTTAACATTTTTTCACACGCTGACTGCCGGGGAACTCCACCCGGTGACCGCACCCCCAACGCAAGGAGGTCCGATGCCGACCCTCGGGGCCATCGCCGACGACTTCACCGGAGCAACCGATCTCGCCACCATGCTCGTCGCCCGGGGCCACCGGACCGTGGTGACCGTGGGACCGGACGCCCTCTCCGACGGCCCGGGGGCGGCTGTGCGAGACGCCGACGCGGTGGTGGTGGCCCTCAAGTCGCGCACAGCGCCGGTGGAGGAGGCCGTCGGCACATCACTCGCGGCCCTGCGGGCCTTGCGCGGTTCCGGCTGCGAGCGCTTCTACTTCAAGTACTGCTCCACCTTCGACTCCACCCCGCGCGGCAACATCGGCCCGGTGACCGACGCACTCCTCGCGGAACTGGGTGAACGCCGCACGGTCGTCGTCCCCTCGTTCCCCGCCACCGGCCGCACCGTCTACAAGGGCCGCCTCTTCGTCCACGACGAACTCCTCGACGAGAGCCCCATGCGGCACCACCCGCTCACGCCGATGCGCGACTCCCACGTCGGCCGGCTGCTCACCCCGCAGACCGGCCACCCGGTCCGCCTCGTCGGGCTCGACACCGTACGGAAGGGCAGTGACGCGCTGCGTGCCGCTCTCGACGCCCCTGAGCTCGCCGAGGCCCTGGTCGTGGTGGACGCCGTGAGCGACGAGGACCTGGTGACCGTCTGCGCGGCCACCACCCACCTCACCCTCGTCACCGGCGCGGCGGGCCTCGCCCTCGGTCTCACCGGCCCGCACGCCGAAGCCGCCCGCGCGACGCCCGCCTCCCGCCCCGGCGACCCCGGTCTCATCCTCTCCGGCAGCGCGTCGTCCGCCACGCGTGCCCAGGTCGCCCACGCCCGCGACCGCCTGCCGCACCGCAAGCTCGACCTGGCAGCCCTGCGCGCCGACTTCGCCGGGACGGTCGCCGGGCTCGTCGCGTTCGCGCGCCGGGCCTGGGACGACGACCCGGCGAAGCCGCCTCTGATCTACGCGGTCGACGACCTCGGCGACCTCGAACACCCGGTGCCGGACGACGGCCCCGCCGCCTCCGAGCTCGTCGAGCGGGCCCTCGCCACCTGCGCCACCGACCTGGTGGGAGCAGGCGCGCGCCGCCTCCTCGTGGCCGGCGGCGAGACCTCCGGAGCGGTCGTCACGGCCCTCGGTGTCCGCACCCTGTCCATCGGCTCGCCCATCGCCGCCGGGGTCACCTGGGCGCGGGCCGAAGGCCGGGTGCACGACCGGGACCACACCGTGGACCTCGCCCTCAAGTCGGGCAACTTCGGCGACACCACCATCTTCACGGAAGCCTGGAGCGCACTGGCATGAGCGACCCCCGCACCGACCTCGCCGCCGCCGGCGCCCGGCTGGCGGCCCTCGGGCTCAGCCCCGGTTCCTCGGGCAACCTCAGCGTCCGGGTCGACGACCGCATCCTCATCACCCCCACCGGCGCCGACCTCGCCGACGTCGACCCCGACGGTCTCAGCGTGCTCGACCTCGCCGGCACCCATCTCGACGGACCGCGGCCGTCCAAGGAGTTCCCTCTGCACAGCGCCTTCTACCGGCGCGGCGCGGGCAACCGCGCCGTCGTCCATCTGCACGCCCGGAACGCCACCGCGGTGTCGTGCCTCCCCCCGTGGTCGGTGAGGAGCGCGGTGCCGCCGCTGACCCCGTACTTCGTGATGCGTGTCGGCCAGACCCCGCTCGTCCCGTACGCCCCGCCCGGCGACGCGGACCAGGCCGAGGGGCTGGCCCGGCTGCCCTTCCCGTTCCGCGCGGCGCTCCTCCAGAACCACGGACCCGTACTCGCCGGACCCTCGATGGCCCGCGCCGTCGACGCGGCGGTGGAACTGGAGGAGGTGTCCGCCCTGCTCCTCGCCCTGGG from Streptomyces sp. QL37 harbors:
- a CDS encoding homoserine dehydrogenase, producing the protein MNLHHLFAGTGDRTVRYALSGAGGGFARTLLAQTPRIGRLAPAVLCDRDVERLRGMLVELGYPAESLAVCADAGEVARAADEGVVALVADGSLLSAAPWDILVEATGSPADGYAMAREALTDGRHVAMVSKEVDSVAGLHLADLARDNGVVYTTADGDQPANLIALVTWAELLGLDIVAIGKSSEYDLVFDPATGSVTQLDTTVPAPELAGLLGLGDDVRATLAARAAAVTALPTGATADYCEMAVVATNTGFRPDVERLHYPVARIAELADVYALREDGGLLHRAGAVDVFSALRLPDEASFAGGVFVVVRTGDPVTWETLRGKGHVVSRDGRYAAVYLPYHLMGVETPVSLLSAVLHGRPSGGVDPRGHAMLAGRARRDLPAGTVLDMGGHHHDVTGVQAVLLRDEDTPADAAPLYLAAHATLGREVRAGALITLGDLADPDADLLHAWTSGRASRVTDAPASHVSR
- a CDS encoding four-carbon acid sugar kinase family protein, with protein sequence MPTLGAIADDFTGATDLATMLVARGHRTVVTVGPDALSDGPGAAVRDADAVVVALKSRTAPVEEAVGTSLAALRALRGSGCERFYFKYCSTFDSTPRGNIGPVTDALLAELGERRTVVVPSFPATGRTVYKGRLFVHDELLDESPMRHHPLTPMRDSHVGRLLTPQTGHPVRLVGLDTVRKGSDALRAALDAPELAEALVVVDAVSDEDLVTVCAATTHLTLVTGAAGLALGLTGPHAEAARATPASRPGDPGLILSGSASSATRAQVAHARDRLPHRKLDLAALRADFAGTVAGLVAFARRAWDDDPAKPPLIYAVDDLGDLEHPVPDDGPAASELVERALATCATDLVGAGARRLLVAGGETSGAVVTALGVRTLSIGSPIAAGVTWARAEGRVHDRDHTVDLALKSGNFGDTTIFTEAWSALA
- a CDS encoding class II aldolase/adducin family protein — translated: MSDPRTDLAAAGARLAALGLSPGSSGNLSVRVDDRILITPTGADLADVDPDGLSVLDLAGTHLDGPRPSKEFPLHSAFYRRGAGNRAVVHLHARNATAVSCLPPWSVRSAVPPLTPYFVMRVGQTPLVPYAPPGDADQAEGLARLPFPFRAALLQNHGPVLAGPSMARAVDAAVELEEVSALLLALGERSPRLLTPEEAGALGEKYDSPWGER